One genomic segment of Rhizobium viscosum includes these proteins:
- a CDS encoding FecCD family ABC transporter permease yields the protein MAEIAAMPIEAEEGRARYRALARRKFLILVAMTAALCLSFAVDLAWGPARYGLGEVVTALFYPDAVSAQVRAVVWDIRMPVAVMAIVVGASLSVAGAQMQTILANPLASPFTLGISAAASFGAALAIVTSVPILPVAAGLLVPVNAFIMALIATLFIHFISQARGVSVQTVVLLGIALVFTFNAALAFLQYLASEQALSAVVFWTMGSLTKATWPKIWITLAVLLISLPLFARHAWALTAIRLGEDKAASFGVNVRRIRLETMLIISLLAAVPVSFVGTIGFVGLVGPHIARMILGEDQRFFLPGSVLSGALLLSVTSVVSKSIIPGVVFPIGIITALVGVPFFFSLILSNRSRSW from the coding sequence ATGGCAGAGATCGCCGCCATGCCGATCGAAGCCGAGGAAGGCAGGGCGCGTTACCGCGCCCTCGCCCGCCGCAAGTTTTTGATCCTCGTTGCCATGACGGCAGCGCTCTGCCTGTCCTTCGCCGTCGATCTCGCCTGGGGTCCTGCCCGCTACGGCCTCGGCGAGGTCGTGACCGCCCTCTTCTATCCCGATGCCGTCTCGGCGCAGGTCCGCGCCGTCGTCTGGGATATCCGCATGCCGGTCGCCGTCATGGCGATCGTCGTCGGTGCCTCGCTATCGGTCGCGGGCGCGCAGATGCAGACGATCCTTGCCAATCCGCTGGCAAGTCCTTTCACGCTCGGCATTTCCGCCGCCGCAAGCTTCGGCGCGGCACTCGCGATCGTCACCAGCGTGCCGATCCTGCCCGTTGCCGCCGGCCTGCTCGTGCCGGTCAATGCCTTCATCATGGCGCTCATCGCCACCCTCTTCATCCATTTCATCTCGCAGGCGCGCGGCGTCTCGGTGCAGACGGTCGTGCTGCTCGGCATCGCCCTCGTCTTCACCTTCAACGCGGCTCTCGCCTTCCTGCAATATCTCGCCTCCGAACAGGCGCTCTCGGCCGTGGTCTTCTGGACCATGGGCAGCCTGACCAAGGCCACCTGGCCGAAGATCTGGATCACGCTTGCCGTATTGCTGATTTCCCTGCCGCTCTTTGCCCGCCACGCCTGGGCGCTGACTGCGATCCGCCTCGGCGAAGACAAGGCGGCAAGCTTCGGCGTCAATGTGCGCCGCATCCGGCTGGAAACGATGCTGATCATCTCGCTGCTCGCCGCCGTGCCCGTCAGCTTCGTCGGCACGATCGGCTTCGTCGGCCTCGTCGGCCCGCATATCGCCCGCATGATCCTCGGCGAGGACCAGCGTTTCTTCCTGCCGGGCTCGGTTCTTTCAGGCGCCTTGCTGCTCTCAGTGACCTCTGTCGTCTCGAAGTCGATCATCCCGGGCGTCGTCTTTCCGATCGGCATCATCACGGCGCTCGTCGGCGTGCCATTCTTCTTCTCGCTCATCCTCTCGAACAGGAGCCGCTCATGGTAG
- a CDS encoding ABC transporter substrate-binding protein — MNFMKLLRLSAVAVAGLMPLQALADPFTIKDVAGREVTFDKPVERVILGEGRMLYAVAPIEKDDPFAKIVGWRNDLWTTDKDGFNAYVEKFPKGKDLPFLGNLTDGTLQTETVVALHPDVMLLPIGNKKAADEVKLEDMLNKIGVKIVYIDFREHILDNTEPSLKILGKIFGHEDRAEAVAAYWKQQMARVTDKLKEANPKKPKVFMYRAAGLVECCGTFGPDNFGLMVDWAGGHNLGSDFLPGYTGSINAEQVVASNPDVVVVTGSNWSQTKDAKDYVNVGPAAAATIDDSRKALDALVQNPAFTGSKAVADGNVHAIWHQFYTSPYQFVAVQQMAKWFHPDLFADLDPDATFKEFHEKFLPVAYQPGYWVDAKAGK, encoded by the coding sequence ATGAATTTTATGAAATTGCTTCGACTATCCGCAGTTGCGGTTGCGGGTCTGATGCCACTCCAGGCTTTGGCCGATCCCTTCACCATCAAAGATGTCGCCGGCCGCGAAGTCACTTTCGACAAGCCGGTCGAGCGCGTGATCCTCGGCGAAGGCCGCATGCTCTATGCCGTCGCCCCGATCGAGAAGGACGATCCCTTCGCCAAGATCGTCGGCTGGCGCAACGATCTCTGGACCACCGACAAGGACGGCTTCAACGCCTATGTCGAGAAATTCCCCAAAGGCAAGGACCTGCCCTTCCTCGGCAACCTGACGGACGGCACGCTGCAGACCGAGACCGTCGTGGCTCTCCACCCCGATGTCATGCTGCTGCCGATCGGTAACAAGAAGGCCGCCGACGAGGTGAAGCTCGAGGACATGCTGAACAAGATCGGCGTGAAGATTGTCTATATCGATTTCCGCGAGCACATCCTCGACAATACCGAGCCGAGCCTGAAAATCCTCGGCAAGATCTTCGGCCATGAAGACCGCGCTGAAGCCGTCGCCGCCTATTGGAAGCAGCAGATGGCGCGCGTCACCGATAAGCTCAAGGAAGCCAATCCGAAGAAGCCCAAGGTGTTCATGTACCGCGCCGCCGGACTCGTCGAATGCTGCGGCACCTTTGGTCCCGACAATTTCGGTCTGATGGTCGATTGGGCCGGTGGCCACAATCTCGGCTCGGATTTCCTGCCCGGCTATACAGGCTCGATCAATGCCGAGCAGGTCGTCGCCTCCAACCCTGACGTCGTCGTCGTGACCGGCTCGAACTGGAGCCAGACCAAGGACGCCAAGGATTATGTCAATGTCGGCCCCGCCGCTGCGGCCACCATCGACGACAGCCGCAAGGCGCTGGATGCACTCGTGCAAAACCCGGCCTTCACCGGCTCCAAGGCCGTTGCCGATGGCAATGTCCACGCGATCTGGCACCAGTTCTACACGAGCCCCTACCAGTTCGTCGCCGTACAGCAGATGGCCAAGTGGTTCCATCCGGACCTCTTTGCCGATCTCGATCCGGATGCGACTTTCAAGGAATTCCACGAGAAGTTCCTGCCCGTCGCCTATCAGCCGGGTTACTGGGTCGACGCCAAGGCCGGAAAGTAA
- a CDS encoding class I SAM-dependent methyltransferase — protein MNTMNTDYSIRDEIRDFWSERAATFDDSVGHEIFSEAERAGWQRLIRKHLGEGQGRAALDLACGTAVISHLMHGAGFSVTGLDWSDAMLAQARAKAKKRGTDIRFVSGDAENTMEAKDSYDVITNRHLVWTLVDPPSAFREWFSVLKPGGKVLIVDGNMGKETWVKGLQKVWTKLTGKAPASHMKPEMMARHQAIRSRVYFSDKMPAEAIVELLRQAGFEDIVVDRKLSDIHWAQARKMPFLRGLERMVQDRFAICATKPPA, from the coding sequence ATGAATACGATGAACACAGACTACTCCATTCGCGATGAAATCCGGGACTTCTGGTCGGAACGCGCAGCGACGTTCGACGATAGTGTCGGCCACGAAATCTTTTCCGAAGCTGAGCGCGCCGGCTGGCAGCGGCTGATCCGCAAACACCTCGGCGAGGGGCAGGGACGGGCGGCGCTCGACCTTGCCTGCGGCACGGCGGTCATCTCCCATCTCATGCATGGGGCGGGCTTCAGTGTGACGGGGCTCGACTGGTCGGATGCGATGCTGGCGCAGGCTAGGGCCAAGGCGAAGAAGCGCGGCACCGATATCCGCTTCGTCTCGGGTGACGCGGAAAACACGATGGAGGCGAAGGACAGCTACGACGTGATCACCAACCGGCACCTCGTCTGGACGCTAGTCGATCCGCCCTCGGCCTTCCGCGAATGGTTTTCCGTGCTGAAGCCCGGCGGCAAGGTGCTGATCGTCGACGGCAACATGGGCAAGGAAACCTGGGTCAAGGGCCTGCAGAAAGTCTGGACGAAGCTCACCGGCAAGGCGCCTGCGAGCCACATGAAGCCCGAGATGATGGCTCGCCACCAGGCTATCCGCTCGCGCGTCTATTTCTCCGACAAGATGCCGGCCGAGGCGATCGTCGAACTGCTGCGGCAGGCGGGGTTTGAGGACATCGTCGTAGACCGCAAGCTTTCGGATATCCATTGGGCGCAGGCGCGCAAGATGCCCTTCCTGCGCGGGCTGGAGCGCATGGTGCAGGATCGTTTTGCGATCTGCGCGACGAAGCCGCCGGCTTAG
- a CDS encoding response regulator, with translation MEEKLGHVLVVEDEYLIALDLVEVLEQHGAIIVGPFSSIAHARAAIEDAAKLDGAVIDINIRGELSFPIADLLRQRQVPFIFTSGYDQVVIPLSLSEVPLVSKPADSSEIVGLLANLIGKGRPALQ, from the coding sequence GTGGAAGAGAAGCTGGGACACGTGCTTGTTGTCGAGGACGAATATCTGATAGCGCTCGATCTCGTGGAGGTTCTCGAACAGCACGGGGCAATCATCGTCGGCCCCTTTTCAAGCATCGCGCATGCAAGGGCCGCGATCGAAGATGCCGCCAAGCTCGACGGCGCAGTGATCGATATCAATATCAGGGGAGAATTAAGCTTTCCCATCGCCGATCTTCTTCGGCAAAGGCAGGTCCCGTTCATCTTTACGAGCGGTTACGACCAGGTCGTCATCCCGTTGTCCCTCTCCGAGGTACCACTGGTGTCAAAGCCCGCCGATTCCAGCGAAATAGTTGGATTGCTCGCAAACCTCATCGGCAAGGGACGCCCGGCCCTTCAATAA
- a CDS encoding CheR family methyltransferase: MVEANPKFPIVGIGASAGGIPAMEGFFQGLPARCGMAFVIVTHLSPGRESRLHEVIARYTDMEVVLAADRVKVVPETVYVMPENVVLSLHDGVLLVKPLDVNSRERKPIDVFFGELAKDQGEFAVGVILSGGDGDGTLGVKAIKERGGLTVAQIADGSGPRNPDMPQSAISSGLIDLALPAEQMGEKLVAFTRSFDLISLGEADGHKVSDLEQSRERIYAILRNHTGHDFSGYKTKTFLRRVRRRMQVRQLKTIKAYVASLEQDPDEVSRLFSDLLINVTNFFRDVDAFALLETIVIPQLFAGRTATDTVRIWVPGCATGEEVYSIAILMREYMEKLSQVPRVQIFATDIDEPALQIARTARYPEALLEGVSSARKKKYFSSDGASFVASSAIRELCIFSPHSVIRDPPFSRMDLVSCRNLLIYLGPDVQNRVIPTFHYALKPGGYLFLGTSEGIGQHGDLFTTTDKKNRIFQAREHANGHRLPILAGDERYTPFPASAKIEPRGLGGLQLRQAVEAQVLESFAPAHVVVNADGDVVYSSGRTSKFLEVPQGAPSRQLSNMARRDLRLDLRAALRECASSRQRVTKDNIVVDDDDGRVQLVSLAVEPLGNRGSSEALYVVLFQTLGPSQARSEAEHAQRNQEGTADLERELRDTRERLQSTIEEYETALEELKSSNEELVSVNEEAQSSNEELEASKEEMQSLNEELNTINAELNSKVEELDRANNDLKNLFDATQIATIFLDRNLVIRNFTPTASNFFKLRASDVGRPLTELSSNIDYPELNDHIAEVFASGQSRDHHLPRDDQGRHFLGRLLPYRGDNNKIDGVIVTLIDVTTLAEAEEHQKVLISELNHRVKNMLAVTISIATQTLESAASPEEFHAAFVGRLKAMSRTYGLLSREHWKEASVQELISLELTPFGAERITLDGPQYKLNPQRGLALGMVIHELATNAAKYGALSNGEGHIDIRWQLEDRSFVLDWRERGGPAVKEPRADGFGMSLMHGEIGYRLGGEVETNFDPDGLTVSLSFPLN, encoded by the coding sequence ATGGTAGAGGCAAATCCGAAATTTCCGATCGTCGGTATCGGCGCTTCGGCCGGCGGGATACCCGCCATGGAAGGTTTCTTCCAGGGCTTGCCTGCGCGCTGCGGCATGGCGTTTGTGATCGTGACCCATTTGAGCCCGGGACGGGAAAGCCGCCTGCACGAGGTCATCGCCCGCTATACGGACATGGAAGTGGTGCTTGCCGCCGACAGGGTGAAGGTGGTTCCCGAAACAGTCTACGTCATGCCGGAAAATGTGGTGCTGAGCCTTCATGACGGTGTGCTTCTGGTCAAGCCGCTCGACGTCAATTCGAGGGAGCGCAAGCCCATCGATGTCTTCTTCGGCGAGCTTGCGAAAGATCAGGGCGAATTTGCAGTTGGTGTCATCCTGTCCGGGGGCGACGGCGACGGGACGCTCGGTGTCAAGGCAATCAAGGAGCGCGGCGGTCTGACGGTTGCGCAGATTGCCGACGGCTCGGGCCCGCGTAATCCGGATATGCCGCAAAGCGCGATTTCCAGCGGTCTCATCGATCTTGCCCTGCCGGCCGAGCAGATGGGCGAAAAGCTGGTCGCCTTCACGCGCAGCTTCGACCTTATTTCCCTCGGCGAAGCTGACGGGCACAAGGTGAGCGATCTCGAACAGTCCCGCGAGCGTATCTATGCGATCCTTCGCAACCACACCGGCCATGATTTTTCCGGGTACAAGACCAAGACATTCCTGCGGCGAGTGCGTCGGCGCATGCAGGTCAGGCAATTGAAGACCATCAAGGCCTATGTCGCTTCGCTGGAGCAGGATCCCGATGAGGTTTCGAGGCTTTTCAGCGACCTATTGATCAACGTGACCAATTTCTTCCGCGATGTCGACGCATTCGCGCTGCTTGAAACCATTGTCATCCCGCAATTGTTTGCCGGCAGAACCGCAACCGATACGGTGCGTATCTGGGTGCCAGGTTGCGCAACGGGTGAGGAAGTCTATTCGATCGCCATTCTCATGCGCGAGTACATGGAGAAACTGTCGCAGGTACCGAGGGTGCAGATATTTGCGACCGACATCGATGAACCTGCGCTGCAGATCGCCAGGACGGCGCGTTATCCGGAGGCGCTGCTGGAGGGCGTTTCAAGCGCGCGCAAGAAGAAGTATTTCAGCAGCGACGGCGCCAGTTTCGTCGCAAGCAGCGCCATCCGTGAGCTGTGCATCTTCTCGCCGCACAGCGTCATCCGCGATCCGCCCTTTTCCCGCATGGACCTCGTGTCCTGCCGCAATCTTCTTATCTATCTCGGGCCTGATGTGCAGAACCGGGTCATCCCGACATTCCACTATGCGCTGAAACCGGGAGGCTATCTCTTTCTCGGCACTTCGGAAGGGATCGGCCAGCACGGAGATCTTTTTACCACGACCGACAAGAAGAACCGCATCTTCCAGGCGCGGGAGCACGCCAATGGGCACCGTCTTCCAATCCTGGCCGGGGACGAACGGTACACGCCTTTCCCGGCCTCTGCAAAAATCGAGCCGCGCGGACTCGGCGGCCTACAGTTACGGCAGGCGGTCGAAGCGCAGGTGCTGGAATCATTCGCGCCCGCTCACGTCGTGGTGAATGCGGACGGCGATGTCGTCTATTCATCGGGGCGGACGAGCAAATTTCTGGAAGTGCCGCAAGGGGCGCCAAGCCGCCAGTTGAGCAACATGGCAAGGCGGGATTTGCGGCTCGATCTCAGGGCCGCCCTGCGCGAATGCGCATCATCGAGACAGCGCGTCACCAAAGACAATATCGTTGTCGACGACGATGACGGCCGCGTCCAGCTGGTGTCGCTGGCCGTCGAGCCGCTCGGCAATCGCGGGTCAAGCGAAGCGCTCTACGTCGTTCTCTTTCAAACCCTCGGACCGTCGCAGGCACGCTCGGAAGCCGAACACGCCCAGCGAAACCAGGAGGGGACTGCCGATCTCGAGCGGGAGCTGCGCGATACACGCGAGCGCCTGCAGTCGACGATCGAGGAATATGAGACGGCACTCGAGGAGCTGAAGTCATCCAACGAAGAGCTGGTATCTGTCAACGAAGAGGCGCAATCCTCCAACGAAGAGCTTGAGGCTTCCAAGGAGGAGATGCAGTCCCTCAACGAAGAGCTCAACACGATCAATGCCGAACTCAACAGCAAGGTCGAGGAACTTGACCGGGCCAATAACGACCTGAAAAACCTCTTCGACGCCACGCAGATCGCGACGATCTTCCTAGACCGCAACCTGGTCATCCGCAATTTCACGCCGACTGCGTCGAATTTTTTCAAGCTGCGCGCCTCCGATGTCGGCCGGCCGCTGACCGAACTCTCCAGCAATATCGACTATCCGGAGCTGAACGACCATATCGCCGAGGTTTTTGCTTCGGGGCAAAGCCGTGATCATCACCTTCCGCGCGACGACCAGGGGCGTCATTTCCTAGGGCGCCTGCTTCCTTATCGCGGCGACAACAACAAGATCGATGGTGTGATCGTGACGTTGATCGACGTCACCACGCTGGCCGAAGCCGAAGAGCACCAGAAGGTGCTGATCTCGGAGCTCAATCATCGCGTCAAGAATATGCTCGCGGTGACGATCAGCATCGCGACCCAGACGCTGGAATCCGCGGCCTCCCCGGAGGAGTTTCACGCGGCCTTCGTCGGCCGGTTGAAGGCCATGTCGCGAACTTATGGCCTGCTTTCGCGCGAACACTGGAAGGAGGCGTCCGTGCAGGAGCTGATAAGCCTGGAACTGACGCCATTCGGCGCTGAGCGCATCACGCTCGACGGCCCGCAATACAAACTCAACCCGCAGCGCGGGCTTGCGCTCGGAATGGTCATCCACGAGCTTGCGACCAACGCCGCCAAATACGGAGCCTTGAGCAATGGCGAGGGCCACATCGATATACGATGGCAGCTCGAAGATCGCTCTTTCGTCCTCGACTGGCGCGAACGCGGCGGTCCGGCAGTCAAGGAACCGCGGGCAGATGGATTTGGAATGTCATTGATGCACGGGGAAATCGGCTACCGGCTCGGAGGGGAGGTTGAAACTAATTTCGATCCCGACGGTTTAACTGTCAGTCTCTCGTTCCCGCTCAACTAG
- a CDS encoding response regulator has protein sequence MKSSFPHSALFAGKRVLVVEDEFLLADETRKKLNKLGAVVVGPTPRVDHALSLIEDHQIDAAILDVFLSDTLVFPVAERLEELGIPFVFATAYDPSIIPGRFGGYILCDKPVELENIAQGLFGAPLSDA, from the coding sequence TTGAAATCCAGCTTTCCCCACAGTGCCCTGTTTGCCGGAAAGCGAGTACTCGTCGTCGAGGATGAATTTCTGCTTGCAGACGAAACCCGCAAAAAGCTCAACAAGCTCGGCGCGGTCGTGGTTGGTCCGACACCGCGCGTCGACCATGCGCTCTCTCTGATCGAAGATCACCAGATCGATGCCGCCATTCTCGATGTTTTTCTGTCCGATACGCTGGTATTTCCCGTGGCAGAACGCCTTGAAGAACTCGGCATACCCTTCGTGTTCGCCACGGCCTATGATCCGTCCATCATTCCGGGGCGGTTTGGCGGCTATATTCTCTGCGATAAACCGGTCGAGCTGGAAAATATCGCTCAAGGTCTTTTTGGAGCGCCGTTATCGGATGCGTGA
- the gstA gene encoding glutathione transferase GstA codes for MKLYYLAAACSLSPHIVLNELGIDVELVPVDNRKHTFGDGEDFEAVNPLGYVPALELDDGTVLTEGPAIVQYLADLKPELKLAPANGTMERYRLQQWLNFLSSEIHKGFIPLLYARLAGPYVETAKPKLEKRYAHIDAELATRPYISGENFTVADAYLFALTGWGQAPWLTSYYRADIHFDGLSNLQAWYERVQSRPSVQKALRAEGLVKA; via the coding sequence ATGAAATTATATTATCTTGCGGCCGCCTGCTCGCTCTCGCCGCATATCGTACTCAACGAACTCGGCATCGATGTCGAGCTCGTACCAGTCGACAACAGGAAGCACACATTCGGCGATGGCGAGGATTTCGAAGCGGTCAATCCACTGGGATATGTTCCCGCCCTCGAGCTCGATGACGGTACTGTTCTCACCGAAGGCCCGGCGATCGTCCAATACCTCGCGGATCTGAAACCGGAACTGAAGCTGGCGCCGGCCAATGGCACGATGGAGCGTTACCGGCTGCAGCAATGGCTGAACTTCCTGTCCTCGGAAATCCACAAGGGTTTCATTCCCCTGCTCTATGCGCGGCTTGCCGGCCCCTATGTCGAGACGGCGAAACCGAAGCTCGAAAAGCGCTACGCCCATATCGACGCGGAACTCGCCACCCGCCCCTATATATCAGGTGAGAACTTCACAGTTGCCGATGCCTATCTCTTCGCCCTTACCGGCTGGGGACAGGCGCCATGGCTGACCTCCTACTACAGGGCAGATATCCACTTCGACGGCTTGTCGAATCTGCAAGCCTGGTACGAGCGGGTGCAATCTCGCCCCTCCGTTCAAAAGGCGCTTCGGGCCGAAGGGCTCGTGAAGGCTTAA
- a CDS encoding winged helix-turn-helix transcriptional regulator, with protein sequence MKESVTNCTVEEAMRLLGGRWRLLIVYFLLDGPRRFNELRRCVPGISQRMLTLDLRALEEAGLIKRTVFPTVPVTVEYQLTEDGKRLVPVVKVMQEFGKWLLEREEGEAP encoded by the coding sequence TTGAAAGAAAGCGTGACCAACTGCACCGTCGAGGAGGCGATGCGGCTGCTCGGCGGTCGATGGCGACTGTTGATCGTCTATTTCCTGCTCGACGGCCCCAGGCGCTTTAACGAGCTGCGCCGCTGCGTTCCCGGTATTTCGCAGCGCATGCTGACCCTGGATCTGCGTGCTCTGGAAGAGGCAGGGCTGATCAAACGCACGGTGTTTCCGACAGTGCCGGTGACGGTGGAATATCAGTTGACCGAGGATGGTAAGCGGCTCGTTCCCGTCGTCAAGGTGATGCAGGAATTCGGGAAATGGCTGCTGGAGCGGGAGGAAGGCGAGGCTCCGTAG
- a CDS encoding ABC transporter ATP-binding protein produces MSISDAIYRPFESLIRPLDIPYRPLPSKGPVTVLLHFISMFRGILITLALCTMAIEAMNLTIVWGLSVIVDGVTQQGAAAFLHNDRSLLIFLGLMLFPAIPIGSFLVNTLNSHTLGIGMPAAIQWQGHRAVERQDLAFFHDLYAGQVASRLQQVASAVQQQVMSAFQSIPRFIMQMVGSVILLSALSWQLALPAIVWITLNVLLAVKLAPVFTERARRSAKRRSLISGAITDLYANMQTVKQFAAEDSEAGTIRGIIGKAIKAQQSEQRIYRTAEVIVVVLNVTHWLAILSIGFTGLVDGFVTIGEFTAAVYVLNRLSGHTFTFLQMGQQIFQAIGTIKDAMPVMTTPPTITDRPDAQDLVVPNGEIRFEDVRFAYKSRKPVIDNLSLTVRPGEKVGLVGLSGAGKTTLANLLLRFYDIKDGAILIDNKDIRSVTQSSLRRAIGVIAQDVALLHRSVGDNIRYGRPEATQEEIESVARMASADAFIADLADSEGRKGYEAYVGDRGIKLSGGQRQRVAIARVLLKNAPILVLDEATSALDSESEAAIQERLNLVMEGKTVIAIAHRLSTISSMDRIVVLDHGRIIEEGRPEELIESDGLFARLWRRQTGGFIPEEIEEIGSE; encoded by the coding sequence ATGTCGATTTCAGATGCGATCTATCGCCCTTTTGAAAGCCTGATCCGGCCGCTCGATATCCCCTACCGGCCGCTGCCGTCGAAGGGGCCGGTGACGGTGCTCCTGCATTTCATCTCGATGTTTCGCGGCATCCTGATCACGCTCGCCCTTTGCACCATGGCGATCGAGGCCATGAATCTGACGATCGTCTGGGGCCTGTCGGTCATCGTCGATGGCGTCACGCAGCAGGGGGCCGCCGCCTTCCTGCACAATGACCGGTCGCTGCTGATCTTCCTCGGCCTGATGCTTTTCCCCGCCATCCCGATTGGCTCCTTCCTCGTCAATACGCTGAACTCGCACACGCTCGGTATCGGCATGCCGGCCGCCATCCAGTGGCAGGGTCACAGAGCGGTGGAGCGGCAGGATCTCGCCTTCTTCCACGATCTCTATGCCGGCCAGGTCGCCTCGCGCCTGCAGCAGGTGGCGTCCGCCGTCCAGCAGCAGGTTATGTCGGCCTTCCAGTCCATCCCGCGCTTCATCATGCAGATGGTCGGCTCCGTCATCCTCTTGAGCGCACTTTCCTGGCAGCTTGCCCTGCCGGCCATCGTATGGATCACGCTCAACGTGCTGCTCGCCGTCAAGCTGGCGCCTGTATTCACCGAACGAGCACGCCGCTCCGCCAAGCGGCGCAGCCTGATTTCCGGCGCCATTACCGATCTCTACGCCAATATGCAGACGGTGAAACAATTCGCCGCCGAAGATAGCGAGGCGGGCACTATCCGCGGCATCATCGGCAAGGCGATCAAGGCCCAGCAAAGCGAACAGCGTATCTATCGGACCGCAGAGGTTATCGTCGTCGTCCTCAACGTGACGCACTGGCTGGCCATCCTGTCGATCGGCTTTACCGGGCTCGTTGATGGTTTCGTCACGATCGGCGAATTCACTGCCGCCGTTTATGTTCTCAACCGGCTGTCCGGTCACACATTTACATTCCTGCAGATGGGCCAGCAGATTTTCCAGGCGATCGGCACCATCAAGGACGCCATGCCGGTCATGACGACACCGCCCACCATCACCGACCGGCCGGATGCGCAGGACCTTGTCGTTCCGAACGGCGAAATCCGTTTCGAGGACGTTCGTTTCGCCTACAAATCCCGCAAGCCCGTCATCGACAACCTGTCATTGACCGTCCGTCCCGGCGAAAAAGTTGGCCTCGTCGGCCTCTCGGGTGCCGGCAAAACGACGCTCGCCAACCTGCTCCTGCGCTTCTACGACATCAAGGACGGCGCGATCCTCATCGACAACAAGGATATCCGCTCGGTCACCCAGTCGAGCCTTCGCCGCGCCATCGGCGTCATCGCGCAGGATGTCGCACTGCTGCACCGTTCGGTCGGCGACAACATCCGCTACGGACGGCCGGAGGCAACGCAGGAGGAGATAGAGAGCGTGGCAAGGATGGCGAGCGCCGATGCCTTCATCGCCGATCTCGCTGACAGCGAAGGCCGCAAGGGCTACGAGGCCTATGTCGGCGACCGTGGCATTAAGCTCTCGGGTGGCCAGCGCCAGCGCGTCGCTATTGCCCGCGTGCTCTTGAAGAACGCCCCGATCCTGGTGCTCGACGAGGCAACCTCGGCTCTCGACAGCGAATCCGAAGCCGCCATCCAGGAGCGGCTGAACCTCGTGATGGAAGGCAAAACCGTCATCGCCATCGCCCACCGCCTGTCGACCATCTCAAGCATGGACCGCATCGTCGTGCTCGACCACGGCCGCATCATCGAGGAGGGCCGCCCGGAGGAACTGATCGAAAGTGACGGGCTGTTTGCCCGGCTGTGGAGGCGCCAGACGGGTGGGTTTATTCCCGAAGAGATCGAGGAGATAGGATCGGAATAG
- a CDS encoding GFA family protein: MAEARCSCGALKLALPDKPSAVIACHCIECQRRTGAPFGAGAFYPAEAVSVFGTARQYTRAAASGGKVHSYFCENCGSSVYWKADNLPSMIGVALGTMTGMSQFPAPAKSIFEQSKHHWVQIEGVGEHFQQGSTIRQSS; this comes from the coding sequence ATGGCCGAAGCCCGATGCAGCTGCGGCGCGCTCAAATTGGCGCTGCCGGATAAACCAAGTGCGGTGATCGCCTGTCACTGCATCGAATGCCAGAGACGGACAGGCGCCCCCTTTGGCGCCGGCGCCTTCTATCCGGCCGAAGCCGTCAGCGTCTTCGGAACGGCCAGGCAGTACACGCGCGCTGCGGCGAGCGGTGGAAAGGTGCATTCCTATTTCTGCGAAAACTGCGGCTCGTCGGTCTACTGGAAGGCCGACAACCTGCCCTCCATGATCGGCGTGGCGCTCGGAACGATGACCGGCATGAGCCAATTTCCGGCTCCCGCCAAATCGATCTTCGAGCAGTCGAAACACCATTGGGTGCAGATCGAGGGTGTCGGCGAGCATTTTCAGCAGGGCAGCACTATCAGGCAGTCGAGCTGA